ATACAGGTACAACTTATTATTATAAGATTAAGTCTTATAAAACAGGAACACCTACACAATATAGTGATTATAGTAAGGCAGTATCAGCAAAACCGGTCCTGTCTACACCAACATCCGTAAAAGCAGTTTCATCTTCATACAATAGTGTGAAAACGACTTGGGCAGCTGTAAGTGGAGCTAGTGGATATGAAGTTTACCGATCAACGTCAAGCACGGGAACATATTCACTTGCTGGTACAACTTCTTCTACAAGCTTTAATAATACAGGGCTTACTACAAATAAAACTTATTATTACAAAGTTAAATCTTACAGAATTGTTGGAAGTAAGAAAGTCTATGGAAATTATTCAACAGTAGTAAGCGCAAAACCAATTCCATCAGTTCCAACTAATTTCAATGTGGCAAAAGTAAATTCAACTAGTGCAAAAATATCATGGAGTTCTGTGAGTGGAGCAAGCGGTTATGAAATTTACAGATCTACATCAAGCACTGGATCATATAGTTTAGTAAAAAGTACAACTTCAACGTCTTATACAAATAGCGGTTTAACAAAAGGAAAGACATACTACTATAAAGTAAGAACGTATCGAACAGTTGGAACTACTAAAGTATATAGTGGTTGGACAACAATCAAGAGCGTTAAGCTTTAAGCTTTAAGAGTTAACATATTTATATTTTTTATTGTGAAGAGAATCAGTTAACGATTCTCTTTTTTTATGATGAAACTTACAAGACCTTTCTAGACTTTGAATATGTCTTGTTTTAGTAAAATGATCAAAAATATATTCTTTAGATACTAGATTTAGTTTGATGCGATGTTAGAATATAACTAAAAATAATTAATAAACGAGGACCGAAAACATGTACATTCAATTAACAAAAAAACTTTCAGATGAAATGAAAATAAAAGTAGATAAACCAGATTTATCAAACGAGAATCAGCTTTTTTGCTGGCACGCGAATATCTTTAAAATTGGCCGCAAAAAATGTGTATTGGTAATGAATAATGTAACTAGATATTGTTTTGTTATGTATGGTCTATTAAAAAAGGATTTTACAAATTTTGAAGAGTTAATGAAGAGAAGTATTGTGACAAATTTTCTGGCAAACGAATTCGATGTTGAGAAAGTCGATCAATATATGAAACAACTAGGGGAAGTTCAATACACTGCGACAAGCGATCGAAGTATACTTTCACAAATGAATGATATGATTTATCTTGCTGAATCTTATGTTTATCGATTGGCTGAGAAAGGCGAAATAATTAGTTTACTTCATTTAAATCTCAAACTTAACCAGACTCCTTTATGTAAGTTAAATGCGTTTCCAAATGAGTTAATGAAAGAGGCATTGGATGAATTTTTATCAAATAAAGAGAGCTTTGGAAATCTTTAAGTGAACAAAAAAAATCCGCAATAATTGAGGGTGAGCATTAATTATAATTCGTTTTTACGTTTTTCTTTATTTTTCTTTAATGCTTCTTTAAATTCTTTTAGAATTACCTCATTTGGAAGTTTATCATTTTTTCCCTTAATTTTTGTATTACCTTTTAACGGAACGATAATTCTATATCGATCTTTGTCTTTTATATTACTTGTTGCAAAGACATATGAATTTTCAGTAGTTAAAAAATCATCTTCAACATCCATCTTTCTTATAGCTTTGTGACTACTTTCATAACCAATACGTTGTTCAACTATAACTTCCTGATTTGCTTCCAATTCACCTTTTAAATTATTTTCGACTTCCACCTTATATGGTGTATACGGCCCACCCTCATCTGATTCTGTATCTAATTGTTCGACTACTTTTCCTACATACAATTGTTTTGCTGCTTCTGTTATATTTTCTTTTTTAGTAATATCAAATTCATATTCTGTATTTGAAATTTTTACTCTATTTGGGGTATTAGTAGAATAAATTATACCAACAACTACAAATGAAGAGATTGTTAAAATGGGTATTTTTTTAGTCATCTTCATATGGACACTCCTTTTTGTTTAGACATTATAAATTAATTACAATATAGCACCTAACATAAAAGAGATTTTTGAGGAATTGTTACAATTTAAGGAACAAACGTTAATAATTAGGCTAACTTCATACATTTTTCAAATATAGAACATTTTTCCAGTAAATTAATATGTTAGTATATTCACAAAACAATGCGATTTCGCGGGGGTGTGTTTAAATTTGAAAAGTTTTTACTATCTTATTTTTAGTTACTCAATTTTCTTTTTAAATGTCACCTTTAACGGATTTAACAATTTTAACATATTTTTAAGTTTAAATTGTTTGAGCATTATTTTAAGCCTACTAAGTTTTCTGGTTTCAATCATTTCATCAAATAGGAGATGGAAAGAAAAGGTCAATATTGGTCTAAGTTTGAATTTAATTCTAGTATCATCACTTTGGATTAACTTAGTATATGTTGAGGTTTAAATGTTTTAAATAGAAATATCATGAAATAGGAGAGTATAATGGGAAATTTATTTAGAGTAATTTTAATTTTTATTTTAGCTTTTATTGTGATCGTTTTTTTGTTGATTTTCTTACTTAAACCTGTATCCAGTAGTAAAAGTAGTAGCCACTCTACTGTAACGTTCCTAGATGAGCCTATATTAATTGAATCCAATATCATAAAAAACCTCTTCCTGAAGTAACCTCACTTTAATTTAAGAAATGAACACTTTACTACGTTGGAAAGAAGAATTCTTCATACAATCGAATTACCAAAGGATTAACAAGAATTATTCATTGTTTTTCCATTAATAAAAACAATTGATTCTAAATGCATTTGCAGGGGGAAATATGTGTAAAGAATTTGATAATTTAGGACACGATAGGATGTTTAAAAACCTCCTCCATCTGTTTCTGGAAGAATACTTACAATGTTTTTATCCAGATTTTTATTTTAAAATTGATTGGAACAGACACGTTAGGTTGCTATCCGAGGGAACGGACTTACCTAAACTCAATATAAAGAAAAATGAACCGAGATATGTTGATGTTCTTTTTGAAGTTTATTTAATAGATGAAGATAAGAAGATTTTGCTTCACTTCGAAAGCCAGTCCTATGCTCAAAAAAAATTTCCTAGGAGAGTGTACGAGTACAATTGTTTAGTTAGAAGTAATCACCCTGATTGTTCAGTGTATTCATTTGCTATTTGTTTCAAGTCCTATCCTTGCACGGGAGTTAGGAATAGGTATGAATATAACGCAGTTGATGGATTAGAAAAAAACGTCTTTACATTTAATGAAGTTCATCTTAAAAATTTCTACTGGCGAGACTCAAGTATTAATCATCATTCTATTATATGGGCTTTAGCTCCTTTAATGAATAGGGACAACTCTGAGGATGATTACGAAATCTAAGTTTCATGTCTTCAAAAGGTTATAGAATCATATTGTTTTTTAGGCACTGATAAAGCAAATATGATAACATTATTCCTAGACTATTACTTCCAACCTGATGATAAAATTGTAGAAAAAATAATTAATGAATTAAATGAGAATATTTTGGAAGGGGACGAAGAAATTATGACTTCAATCGCAACCCAAATTCAACAAATTAGTCAAGTAAGAGCTAAATCAACAATGTTAAAGAATGCTATTCAATTTAGGTTTTTCGATGGAAAAGCTATTCCACAATACACATTAAATCTAATTGAATCAATAGAAGACGGAAATAAACAAGAAAAAGTTATCGGAGAAATAATGAGTATAAAAGATAACGATCCTGAAATTATTTCAAAACTAAATACTTACTTACAGCGAAATACAGTATAAACAAATAGGAACCAATTTAGGTTCCTATTTTCTATTCTATCGATTTCAGTTCTATTTTTAGTTTTCTTGCTAGGTCGATAATAGTTTGTGTGTTAATATTTCTACCTAAATGTTTCGATGTAATTGTCAGTTCCTTATCATAAGTTTCCAAAAGGCTAATGAATCTTTCATACTGGTTTAAGATAGAACTTATTTTATAGTCATAATCTTTCTTTAATTCTCTATTTTGTTCATCTAACTTTTCTTTTAGCAATAATTCAACCTTATCCTCATCAGAGTTTAAAGCTATATATAACGTATTTACGAATTCATTTGATAAAGGGTAATCATTTGGAGAAACGATAGTATTGCTTTTTCTAAATTGGGTTACTAATTCAAGCAATTTTATATTGTTCGGATACCGTTTTAATAATTCTTTCAGTAGATATTGTTTTTTTGATTCGAAATTAATGATTGGAAAATCTTTTAATATATCCGTTAATTCTGCCATGAATACCACCACCTTAAGTAATAATTCTATTTTGAAATTAAAATTCCTTTTATAACCTTTCGTCATTAAAATATCTAATACTACAACTACTGCCTGAAGAGCAAAACATGGTTGAAGATAGTTCGGCACAGCAAGGATATGTTCCGCAAAAAAATGGAACAGGTTTTTATTTTGTAAAAGAAAAAAATAAATAAAATCTAATATCAACTAGGCACTAAAAAAAGATTAACTTCACATCTCTTAAGAGGTGTTTTTTTATTTTCTGAAATAAATGAAAGTAAAATGTAAATTTCTGTAACAAACAAAACGTAAGTTATACAAATAAAATTTTCTCTATGAAAAAAATGGAAATCTTTCAAGATTTTAGTTGTTAATTGTAATTTAATGTTACTAAATATGTCTGGAATTTTGTAGAAAAAACACGAATATTTTCAGTTGAAAGAATATTCACTCAATTATAAAATAAAAATGTAAACGCTTAACAAATTTTTCATAAAACTTACATAAAAACGGAATGGTGGTGCATAAGATTAACCAGTAGAATACGTTCTTTTGTTATGAAAGCAATTACATGAATCATTGAGAATTTTTTTGTAAGCCATACTTTTATTTTCTTTTTAGTTTCGGGAAGTTGAAAATATAAAAATTAAAGGGAATGGGGAAGGAAAATGAGTAAAAAATTTCTAATGAGAAGTTGGATTCTACTTTTCGTAGCAATGATTCTTTTTACAGGGTGTAGTCAGCAGTCGGCTTCGACTAAAGGGGACGGAAAAGTTACGATTAAATTTTCTGTTGCGGAGTATGACTCAAAGATTAAGCCTGAAATGCAGGATATGATTAAACGATTTGAGAAAGAAAATCCGAATATTAAAGTTAAATTATTGGTTAGTAATTGGAACGACTATCATGATCGTCTAGTTACATGGGTTACTGGAAATCAAGCTCCTGATATTGCGAATTTATCTGGTTTATGGATTGGTGAATTTAAAGATATGGATGCGATTAAGCCAATTGACTCATATGCAAATAAAGATCTTCTAAATACTTTTGTTCAAACTCCATTAAATTCTTTCAAGGGAAGTAACGGAAAACTAACTGGTTTACCATTCTTTCTTGATCCTAGGGTTTTATATTATCGTAAGGATTTGTTTGAGAAAAATCATTTACAAGCTCCAAAAACTTGGGATGAACTATACAATGACGCGAAAATATTAACTTCTTCTGATGTTTATGGTTTTGGTGTAGGTGGAAAATATCCAAACGTAATGACAGGTTTTGAGTATTTCTACTTTAATTCAGATCAGGCTGTTTCTTCTAAACATTTTGGACCTCAAAATAAATTATTATTTAATTCACAGCAAGGCGTTGATTCATTAGCATTCTTAAACAAGCTAGTAAAGGATGGCTTAACAAATCCGAATCCAAATGCAATAGAATGGGAAAATGGTGTTCAGCCAATCTTCCAATCTGGCAAGCTAGCAATGATGATTACTGGACCTTGGTTCGCTTCGATGCTTGACCAAGATAAAAAGGTAGAGTATGGAATGGTGCCAGTGCCAACTGCAAAGCCAGGAATGGTTTCAAAATCAGTCATGCAGCCAGATGTTATTTCGGTTATGAATGATGATCCTTCTAAAAAGGCAGCGATTGGCAAGTTCCTTCAATTCATGTATAAGCCAGATAATCGCTTAAACTTTGCGTTAAATCATGGAAATATTCCAGAGTTAACTGCTGTTTTAAATGATCCTAAATACAATAGCACTGAAAATAATAAGTTCTTTGCATCGCTGTTACCAAATGCAATTAATAAATATGCTGATGCTGGTAAGTATGGTGATCAAATGGATCATATCGTTACAGATGAAATTCAAAAAGTTTATTTACAACAAATTAGCCCTAAAGAAGCGTTGAAAGAATCTGCTAAACAAGTAAAAGATTTATATGCAAATTAATTAATCGAATCTGTTTTTTATTAAGAGAGGGGAGATTCATGTGCCTACCCAGACAGAGTTCATACAAAAGATAGGCGTTTCAACATACAAAAAACGTAGGAAGATATCTATTTTTCAGATGGCACTTCCTTATTTACTCGTATTCCCTACACTACTATTAATCTTTTTAACAATTATTTATCCGATGCTTCAAACGCTATTAATTTCTGTTTCAAAAGTAAATCGAATTGGAAAGATCCAGTCGGTTGGATTTTTTGGGAATTTTAAAGCTATTTTAACCTACGACGGCATTTGGGCAGTACTTGGTCAAACGGTACTTTGGGTAATAGTGACTGTTGGGGTTGCATTTGTTCTTGCCTATCTCCTTGCTTTAATTTTAAACAAAAAATTTCGTTTTAGAAAAATTGCTTATATTCTAGTCGTTTTACCGTGGGCAGCTCCTTTAAGTATCGCGACGATGAGTTGGATGTGGATTTTTCATGGTGAACTTGGACCATTAAATCAAATTTTAAAATATTTTCACTTAATTCAACAGTATCATCAATGGCTTGGTACACCGACTTCGGCATTTGTCGTTGTTTCAATCGTTGGTATTTGGTCAAACATATCTTTTATTGTCATTACTTTACTTGCAGGCTTACAATCAATCGATCCTGAGTTATATGAATCTGCTAATTTAGATGGAGCTGGGCCAATCACACAGTTTAGGCATATCACTTGGCCTTTAATGAAATCAGTTAACTCTTTAGTTATTGTTCTTTCGGTTTTTTGGGCATTTAATGCTTTCCCAATCATCTGGATTTTAACAAAGGGTGGACCAGCGGGGTCGACAGAAACATTCGTTACATTAATTTACAAATTATCATTTGTTAAGATCGACTTTGGGCAAGCTTCAGCACTTTCATTTTTAACATTCTTGATTATGCTTGTCTTCTCAGTTATTTATTTCATTTTAAGTAAGGGGGAGAAGAAAAGTGTACAGAATTAGGCTAAATGGATGGACAACATTACGCTGGGGTTTTCTGCTTTTGATGATCATACTGCTTGATTTTCCATTTTTCATCATGTTAATTACATCATTAAAAACGAAAAGTGAGGTATATGATACTTCGGTTTTCTTACCAATTCATATGGTTTTCTCAAATTATATTAAGCTATGGAGCCATACAAATTTAAGCGTCTATTTTATTAACAGTATTAAAATTGCACTTGGTTCTACTCTACTAGTATTAGTTCTAGCAATCCCTACCTCATACGCTCTAAGTCGTTTGCAATTTAAAGGAAAGAATGCAGTTTTGGCATTGTTACTTGTGATTCAAATGTTTTCTCCTATTATCATCCTAGTACCACTTTATAAAATGTTCGCAAATCATCATCTGTTAGACAATATTTGGTCACTAATTATTATTAATACTACTTTTTCAATTTCCTTTGCAGTTTGGTTTATCTATTCATTCTTTAACAATGTGCCTGTCGAAATTGATGAGGCTGCACAAATTGATGGATGTAATAAATTTGATACGTTAGTTCGAATTTTAACTCCATTAGCGATTCCTTCAATCGTAACGGTAGGCGTATTTTCATTCATTAATGCTTGGAACGAATTTCTTTTCGCTTTAACCTTTGTTCAAACTGATAGCAAAATGCCAATCACACTTGGACTTTATAGCTTCGTAGGAAGATACGATGTTCAGTGGAATTACATGATGGGAGCTTCACTTTTAAGTACGGTTCCTGTCCTAATTTTATTCATACTTATTCACAAACATTTAGTAAAAGGTCTTGCAGCTGGTGCACTTAAATAATGAGGAGAGATATTAATGAAAATAGCATGTAGTTCGCAATCATTTGATGAGCTTCTTTTAGAAAGAAAAATGGAGTTGGATGAGTTTTTTCAATACTGTTCAACTTTATCGTTTGTTGATGGTATTGAAATAGAAGATAAGCATATTTTTCATCCGAATGACAAGAGTTACCTTAATGAAATTGTTGAATTAAGTAATCAATATGATCTACCAATCGTGAATCTAGCATTTGATTGTAATTTTGGATTTGAATCAGAGGAAAAAATAAATGCGGAAATTGCTCGCGTGAAAGAATGGGTTGAAGTCGCAAAAGCTTTACATATTCAAAACTTCCGCTTATTTGCAGGCTGGCCTGACTTTGATAAAGAAAAACAATGGAATTCAATGATTCGATTTGTGGATCAAGCAGCAACGATTGTTGAAGAAGCTGGATTAACAGTCGTCATCGAAAATCATAATCATGGTGGTTTTTTATCTAATAGTGATGATGTATTGAGGATGTTCAATGACTTAAATCGTCCTTCTATTAAACTACTTTTAGATACTGGCAATTATGTTGACCAGCTTGAAGGCGTTTTAAAAACGGCTCACTTTTCGGGGCATGTACATGCAAAAGTGAAAGAGATTACTAGTGATGGTGAAGAAGTAGAGATTAACTACCCAACGATCTTAAGAAAATTAAGAGATGTACATTATAATGGTTGGCTTTCGATTGAATACGAAGGGAATCTTGATCCAAAGTCGGTAGTCAATCAGTTTGGTCAGTTTTTAGCAAAAGAATTAAAAGAAACGATGGAGGTATAAATAGATGAAAATTGGTATTGTTGGCGCAGGAAATATGGGTAATCTACATGCATCTCTTTTGAAAACGAGATCGGATGTAGAGTTTATGGGTGTAACTGACATTGATTTGGAAAGATGCAAATCATTTTGTGAAACACATGGTGGAAGGGCATTTCGTTCTGTTGCTGAGATGGTTCAGGCTGGAACAGAAGTTGTGTTTGTAACGATTCCCAATACAAAACATAAAGAAGCAGTTGTTTCGGCATTAAAAGAGGGTGCAACAGTATTTTGTGAGAAACCTTTTGTTACAAGCTTACAAGATGCGGATGAAATTATGAATGTTTTAGGAGATGACGAGAACCGTTTATATGTCGGGTTTAATCGTCGATTTGCACCGGTTTACGCAGAAACGAAGCAAATTATTCAAAATGGTTTTAAAGTTTTTTCTGGAAATATCATTATGAATGATGGTGATATGACCTCGCCTCCATGGGTAACGAATGTTGAATTAACAGGTGGATTTTTATATGATTCAACGATTCATATGTTTGATATGGTTCGTTATTTAATGGGGGAAATTCGTGAAGTACGATGCGTTTCGCAACAGTGCTTGTATCCTCTTCAAGATAATTTTTCTTGTATGTTTACAACAGAGGAAGGTCAGTCGATTGTTTTAAGTACAAATGGGCATGCGTCGTGGACTTGGCCATCTGAGCGAATTCAATTATGGGGAGACCATGGAACAATTATTACGGAAGAGTTGGATTTAGTGACAGAGTGCGGTCCATTAAAACAAGAGCAGCAAACAAAAAATGTTAGAGGAATCGACCGTAATTTAAAATGGGGTTATGTACAAATGCATAAAGACTTTTTAGATTCAGTTAAAAATAAAACAAAATTTAGTGTATCTGCTAATGATGCGTATCGTTCAGTACTTATTACGGATGCTTGTTATCGAAGTGCTAGTGAAGGTGGAAAACTTATTTACGTATAATCGGGAGGGGACATAAAATGAATACTTTTTATAATTGTCAATTAGCTATTTCTCCAATTAACTGGGCGAATGATGATATGGCAGATTTAGGGGATCACTACTCATTTCAACAAATAGTTGATGAAATGAATGAACTTGGCTTTAGAGGTACGGAGCTTGGTCGTAAGTATCCAAGGGATATTGTCACTTTACAAAAGGAATTAGGACAAAGAAATTTAGCCCTAACTTCAGGATGGTGTGACATCCTATTCTCTGACCCAGATCATTTAGACGAAAGCTTACAAAAATTTAAAGCGCATGTATTATTTTTAAAACGAATGGGTTCAACATTTGTTGTAACAGCTGATGGAGGTGGTTCCGTTCACTGGGATCCAAGAGAGGATCGTTCAAATAAGGGGATTAAAAAATATACTGGACGTGAGTGGGCGTCACTTTGTACTGGTTTAAATATTGCTGGTGAATTTTGCAGACAACATCGAATGACACTTGTTTACCATATTCATACGGGTACAGGAGTTGAAACATTAGATGAGATTCATACGCTTTGTGCAGGTACTGACCCGGAAGTTGTTTCATTGTTATTGGATACAGGTCACCTATATTACTGTGGGGTAGATCCAGTTGAAGTGATTCAAAAGTACGGTGAGCGTGTAAAATATGTTCACTTAAAAGATGTGCGTGAAGATGTATTGAAAAACGTGAAAGATAATGGAATTAATTTTAATGATTCTGTAAGAATGGGTATTTTTACTGTGCCTGGTGATGGTACAATTAATTTTGAAGCAATATTCAAAACACTTGCTGAAATAAATTATCAAGGATGGTTTGTAATTGAAGCTGAACAAGATTCACTACAAGCAAATCCGATTGAATATGCACAAAAATCAATAAATTATATTGAATCGGTTACAAATTTAAAACTTTAGAGTAGATAGATTGGAGTTGTGTCAGTATGTCCGTAACGATTTATGATGTTGCAAAACATGCAGGAGTATCTATTGCTACAGTTTCGAGGGTAATTAATGAACACCCGAGTGTAAAATCAGAGACGAAGAAAAAGGTATTCGAAGTAATTGACCGTCTGCAATACCAGTATAATGCAGCGGCTGGTGTTCTTGCCTCTGGACGTACAAATACTGTCGCATTAGTTACACCAAATAATATAAATCCGTTTTATGCAGAAGTTGCAGAAGGGATTTATTATGAAGCATTAAACAAAGGAATTAATATCGTTACGACTAACATGTCATTAAACAAAGACAATGATATTCCTTATTTAAACAAACAAAATGTAGATGGCCTTCTTTTGATGGATATGACTGCTAAACAAGTTGCCAAATTAAATAAACAAGTCGAGAACTTGGTTATTATAGGGAATGACTTACTGGATAGTAAAGCAAACTGTGTCATTACTGATAATTTCGCTGGTATTCAATTGGCAATGCACTTTTTATTTGAAAATGGGCATGAAAAAGTTGCCTTAATTTCGGAACCGCCGATTTTTAATGACATTAAG
This genomic interval from Gottfriedia acidiceleris contains the following:
- a CDS encoding carbohydrate ABC transporter permease, with product MPTQTEFIQKIGVSTYKKRRKISIFQMALPYLLVFPTLLLIFLTIIYPMLQTLLISVSKVNRIGKIQSVGFFGNFKAILTYDGIWAVLGQTVLWVIVTVGVAFVLAYLLALILNKKFRFRKIAYILVVLPWAAPLSIATMSWMWIFHGELGPLNQILKYFHLIQQYHQWLGTPTSAFVVVSIVGIWSNISFIVITLLAGLQSIDPELYESANLDGAGPITQFRHITWPLMKSVNSLVIVLSVFWAFNAFPIIWILTKGGPAGSTETFVTLIYKLSFVKIDFGQASALSFLTFLIMLVFSVIYFILSKGEKKSVQN
- a CDS encoding LacI family DNA-binding transcriptional regulator; its protein translation is MSVTIYDVAKHAGVSIATVSRVINEHPSVKSETKKKVFEVIDRLQYQYNAAAGVLASGRTNTVALVTPNNINPFYAEVAEGIYYEALNKGINIVTTNMSLNKDNDIPYLNKQNVDGLLLMDMTAKQVAKLNKQVENLVIIGNDLLDSKANCVITDNFAGIQLAMHFLFENGHEKVALISEPPIFNDIKDRVRAYQIIMEEKGLSSFREVIDAKGCEIVDGEQIGERILKNGLKHTAYLVTNDLLAIGVKKAFEAAGNKVPSDVSIVGFDGSWITNIVYPSLTTIKQPMHELGSTALTLLLDLLDSDRTSARKIVLNPTLQIGGTVSKINHK
- a CDS encoding carbohydrate ABC transporter permease, with amino-acid sequence MYRIRLNGWTTLRWGFLLLMIILLDFPFFIMLITSLKTKSEVYDTSVFLPIHMVFSNYIKLWSHTNLSVYFINSIKIALGSTLLVLVLAIPTSYALSRLQFKGKNAVLALLLVIQMFSPIIILVPLYKMFANHHLLDNIWSLIIINTTFSISFAVWFIYSFFNNVPVEIDEAAQIDGCNKFDTLVRILTPLAIPSIVTVGVFSFINAWNEFLFALTFVQTDSKMPITLGLYSFVGRYDVQWNYMMGASLLSTVPVLILFILIHKHLVKGLAAGALK
- a CDS encoding DUF6933 domain-containing protein, with product MYIQLTKKLSDEMKIKVDKPDLSNENQLFCWHANIFKIGRKKCVLVMNNVTRYCFVMYGLLKKDFTNFEELMKRSIVTNFLANEFDVEKVDQYMKQLGEVQYTATSDRSILSQMNDMIYLAESYVYRLAEKGEIISLLHLNLKLNQTPLCKLNAFPNELMKEALDEFLSNKESFGNL
- the iolE gene encoding myo-inosose-2 dehydratase translates to MNTFYNCQLAISPINWANDDMADLGDHYSFQQIVDEMNELGFRGTELGRKYPRDIVTLQKELGQRNLALTSGWCDILFSDPDHLDESLQKFKAHVLFLKRMGSTFVVTADGGGSVHWDPREDRSNKGIKKYTGREWASLCTGLNIAGEFCRQHRMTLVYHIHTGTGVETLDEIHTLCAGTDPEVVSLLLDTGHLYYCGVDPVEVIQKYGERVKYVHLKDVREDVLKNVKDNGINFNDSVRMGIFTVPGDGTINFEAIFKTLAEINYQGWFVIEAEQDSLQANPIEYAQKSINYIESVTNLKL
- a CDS encoding ABC transporter substrate-binding protein; amino-acid sequence: MSKKFLMRSWILLFVAMILFTGCSQQSASTKGDGKVTIKFSVAEYDSKIKPEMQDMIKRFEKENPNIKVKLLVSNWNDYHDRLVTWVTGNQAPDIANLSGLWIGEFKDMDAIKPIDSYANKDLLNTFVQTPLNSFKGSNGKLTGLPFFLDPRVLYYRKDLFEKNHLQAPKTWDELYNDAKILTSSDVYGFGVGGKYPNVMTGFEYFYFNSDQAVSSKHFGPQNKLLFNSQQGVDSLAFLNKLVKDGLTNPNPNAIEWENGVQPIFQSGKLAMMITGPWFASMLDQDKKVEYGMVPVPTAKPGMVSKSVMQPDVISVMNDDPSKKAAIGKFLQFMYKPDNRLNFALNHGNIPELTAVLNDPKYNSTENNKFFASLLPNAINKYADAGKYGDQMDHIVTDEIQKVYLQQISPKEALKESAKQVKDLYAN
- a CDS encoding Gfo/Idh/MocA family protein, with the protein product MKIGIVGAGNMGNLHASLLKTRSDVEFMGVTDIDLERCKSFCETHGGRAFRSVAEMVQAGTEVVFVTIPNTKHKEAVVSALKEGATVFCEKPFVTSLQDADEIMNVLGDDENRLYVGFNRRFAPVYAETKQIIQNGFKVFSGNIIMNDGDMTSPPWVTNVELTGGFLYDSTIHMFDMVRYLMGEIREVRCVSQQCLYPLQDNFSCMFTTEEGQSIVLSTNGHASWTWPSERIQLWGDHGTIITEELDLVTECGPLKQEQQTKNVRGIDRNLKWGYVQMHKDFLDSVKNKTKFSVSANDAYRSVLITDACYRSASEGGKLIYV
- a CDS encoding sugar phosphate isomerase/epimerase family protein; its protein translation is MKIACSSQSFDELLLERKMELDEFFQYCSTLSFVDGIEIEDKHIFHPNDKSYLNEIVELSNQYDLPIVNLAFDCNFGFESEEKINAEIARVKEWVEVAKALHIQNFRLFAGWPDFDKEKQWNSMIRFVDQAATIVEEAGLTVVIENHNHGGFLSNSDDVLRMFNDLNRPSIKLLLDTGNYVDQLEGVLKTAHFSGHVHAKVKEITSDGEEVEINYPTILRKLRDVHYNGWLSIEYEGNLDPKSVVNQFGQFLAKELKETMEV